GACTGACGCGTGGCCCCGGGGCCGCGAGGTAGAGGGCAACCGTCGAGGTAGAGGCCTGCAGCCCTCTACCTCGACGCAAGCCCTCTACCTCGGCGCGACCGGCTTCTTGTAGAACGTCGCCGAGTCCTCGTAGCCGAGCGCGCGGTAGAAGTCGCCCGACCGTCTGCTCGCGAGCGCGACGTACGCCGCACCCGAGTCCGCAGCCCACTGCGCTGCCGCCGTCATGAGCTCGCGGCCCAGCCCCTGACCGCGCAGCTCCGCGTCGACCGCGACCTCCTCGACCCAGACGACGGGCGCGTCGGCGAGGAACGTCCGGTGCCGGTGCGCCAGCAGGTACCCGACGACGTCGCTCGCCCTCGCCACGAC
This region of Oerskovia jenensis genomic DNA includes:
- a CDS encoding GNAT family N-acetyltransferase, with the translated sequence MDAADPAPVVRRATADDLDAVWPLARDFATSFTPRREPFETTFGALLTVPDALLLVVARASDVVGYLLAHRHRTFLADAPVVWVEEVAVDAELRGQGLGRELMTAAAQWAADSGAAYVALASRRSGDFYRALGYEDSATFYKKPVAPR